In one window of Saprospiraceae bacterium DNA:
- a CDS encoding YtxH domain-containing protein has protein sequence MKRGNVLLGFLGGVAVGTLLGILLAPDKGERTRRKIVKKGENYVDTLKDKFDDILEEASEKFESAVKEATNAVKRTKAKANSMADEVLDKA, from the coding sequence ATGAAACGAGGCAATGTATTGTTAGGCTTTCTGGGCGGCGTAGCCGTAGGCACACTCTTAGGCATCCTGCTCGCTCCCGACAAGGGGGAAAGAACCCGCAGAAAAATTGTTAAAAAAGGCGAAAACTATGTGGACACCCTGAAGGACAAGTTCGATGACATCTTGGAAGAAGCGAGCGAAAAATTTGAGAGCGCCGTCAAAGAGGCAACCAACGCCGTAAAACGCACCAAAGCCAAAGCCAACTCAATGGCTGATGAGGTGCTCGACAAAGCATAA
- a CDS encoding dihydrofolate reductase, with the protein MKSTPLKFILPLASVIFLAFACSQKPTDRSASKPAPPSAAGTGAFAAEKVVLDTFADLQILHYELPGWDKLSLRQKTFIYYLSEAALAGRDIIYDQHCKHNLTVRKMLEGIYDSYKGDRSSTDWKKFETYAKRVWFSNGIHHHYNETKILPDFSKEYFYALLQNSDPNKLPLAQGENANNLIARLTPIVFDPNVLAKRTNKDKGVDVVKTSAVNFYENVSAEQVDEFYQKKLSEAGANPPQFGLNSKLVSDGKRTLSEQVWKAGAGNMYGAAIDKIVGYLEKAIPFAENEQQKKAIRLLVEYYKTGDLRKFDEYNIAWVQDTESTIDFINGFIEVYHDPLGYKGDWEAVVQYNDPDATAKMATVSQNAQYFEDNSTIPEAYKKKNVKGVSYRVINVAMEGGDCAPSTPIGINLPNSNWVREQYGSKSISLNNIENAYAKAGGALALQEFAHDAEEVEIAKKYGEACSKMHTALHEVIGHASGQLKPGMPEPNVTLKQYASTLEEGRADLVALYFMPDPKLVEWGLLPDANAYKAEYDQYIRNGLLMQLRRIPSGADIEEDHMRNRQLVAAWAYEKGKKDNVIAKVERNGKTYYDIRDYAKLRVLFGQLLAEIQRIKSEGDYQAAHDLVETYGVKTDAATGRQVKMRYANLPTKAYSGFVQPRLVAVRDASGHITDVKVERELDFVKQMLRYGKEYSFLPVNN; encoded by the coding sequence ATGAAATCCACACCACTCAAATTCATCCTCCCACTTGCCTCTGTCATATTCCTGGCCTTCGCGTGCAGCCAAAAGCCGACCGACCGCTCGGCTTCCAAACCCGCACCTCCCTCAGCAGCCGGCACAGGGGCTTTCGCCGCCGAAAAGGTCGTGCTCGACACCTTCGCCGACCTCCAAATCCTTCACTACGAACTGCCCGGATGGGACAAACTCTCGCTCCGCCAAAAGACCTTCATCTATTACCTGTCGGAAGCCGCGCTGGCTGGCCGCGATATCATCTACGACCAGCACTGCAAACACAACTTGACCGTGCGCAAGATGCTTGAGGGCATCTATGACTCCTACAAAGGCGACCGCAGCTCGACGGATTGGAAAAAATTCGAGACCTACGCCAAGCGCGTGTGGTTCAGCAACGGCATCCACCATCACTACAACGAGACCAAGATACTCCCCGATTTTTCAAAAGAGTATTTCTACGCCTTGCTGCAAAACTCCGACCCGAACAAACTGCCTTTGGCGCAGGGCGAAAACGCCAACAACCTTATCGCCCGGCTGACTCCCATCGTGTTCGACCCGAACGTGTTGGCCAAACGAACCAATAAGGACAAAGGCGTGGATGTGGTGAAAACGTCCGCCGTCAATTTTTATGAAAACGTGAGTGCCGAGCAGGTGGACGAGTTTTATCAGAAAAAACTCAGTGAAGCAGGGGCCAATCCGCCACAATTCGGCCTCAACTCCAAATTGGTCTCCGATGGGAAACGCACACTCAGCGAGCAAGTATGGAAAGCCGGCGCAGGCAATATGTACGGCGCGGCCATTGACAAAATCGTCGGGTATCTCGAAAAGGCGATTCCTTTCGCCGAAAACGAGCAGCAGAAAAAAGCCATTCGCTTGCTCGTGGAGTACTACAAGACCGGCGACCTCAGAAAGTTTGACGAGTACAATATCGCTTGGGTGCAGGACACCGAAAGCACCATTGACTTCATCAATGGCTTCATCGAAGTCTATCACGACCCGCTCGGCTACAAGGGCGACTGGGAAGCGGTGGTGCAATACAACGACCCCGATGCCACCGCCAAAATGGCAACCGTGAGCCAAAACGCGCAGTATTTTGAGGACAACTCCACCATCCCCGAAGCATACAAAAAGAAAAACGTGAAAGGGGTCTCCTACCGCGTCATCAACGTCGCCATGGAAGGCGGCGACTGCGCCCCCAGCACACCCATCGGTATCAATTTGCCCAACTCCAACTGGGTGCGTGAGCAATACGGCTCCAAATCCATCAGTCTCAACAACATCGAAAACGCCTACGCCAAAGCAGGTGGCGCATTGGCCTTGCAGGAATTCGCCCACGATGCAGAGGAGGTGGAAATCGCCAAAAAATATGGAGAAGCGTGCAGCAAAATGCACACGGCGCTCCACGAGGTCATCGGACACGCAAGCGGCCAGCTCAAGCCCGGCATGCCAGAACCCAACGTCACCCTCAAGCAATACGCCAGCACCCTCGAAGAAGGCCGCGCCGACTTGGTGGCCCTATACTTCATGCCCGACCCCAAACTCGTGGAATGGGGCCTCCTCCCCGATGCCAACGCCTACAAAGCCGAGTACGACCAATACATCCGAAATGGCTTGCTCATGCAACTGCGCCGCATCCCCTCAGGTGCCGACATCGAGGAAGACCACATGCGCAACCGCCAACTCGTGGCCGCTTGGGCTTATGAAAAAGGCAAAAAAGACAACGTCATCGCCAAAGTGGAGCGCAACGGCAAAACCTACTACGACATCCGCGACTACGCCAAACTGCGCGTGCTGTTCGGCCAATTGCTCGCCGAAATCCAGCGCATCAAATCGGAAGGCGACTACCAAGCCGCCCATGACTTGGTGGAAACCTATGGCGTGAAAACCGACGCAGCCACTGGCCGGCAGGTGAAAATGCGCTACGCCAACTTGCCCACCAAGGCCTATTCGGGCTTCGTGCAGCCGCGGTTGGTGGCGGTGCGCGACGCAAGCGGCCACATCACCGACGTGAAGGTGGAGCGCGAACTCGACTTCGTGAAGCAGATGTTGCGCTACGGGAAAGAGTACTCGTTTTTGCCGGTGAACAATTGA